AGTGTTCTTCTCATCGTAGCTTTTGGTCCAAAACTTTGTTTACACATAACTGACATAGTAATAGCCAAAGGATCCAACAAAAAATCATCCAACATTTCCATATGACCATATTTGTTAATCACAAAATGAGAACTTTTCTTACACTCGTTGTAAAACTGTTGATGGCTAACATTATTGGGAGCACACGGGATGGTGCTGTTACCCAGTCCAGTGCCGATAACAGTGACTGGAACCGGTAACTTAAACGAGTTGTCGTGGTAGGTTAGGACGTATGGTTTTGTACGGTCATCTGGACTAGCCCCGGCGACAGGGTCTATGCCTATCAGTGCTGAAATTTTGACAGTTAGTTTGGTTTCAGACATACCGAGTGCAAGGGCAAAAGCGGATTTTCCTCCTCGGCTGTGACCGGAGATTGCGAAACTGTTGAAATTGGGTTGCACGTTAGCAAGTTTGTTATTTTGTAGGATCTTTTGTAGATTTGAAGGTAACCAGTTTGCAACTGCTGCTGCCCTGTTTATCTCATCTTGATGGCTAGGTAGACTTGGCAGTGGGAATGCCCGGAACAACTGAGAAATTTGGAAAAAATTACTATCAAGTATAGATCAATTATAGACCGAGACTTTGTTCTCTTCACCAtattcttattgcttattaAACTATACCAAAATTCAGATCGGACGAGactggaaaaagaaaaaacactCACAGAAAACATTCAAAATAGACCGGACCAGATCAGATGAAAAGAAGAGAGCCGGATAAATATTAAAGAATAAAGTGGGACGAGATAACATGCACGAGTACTTAATTATCACATCATTCACATGAATGCAAGTGCTGAAATTAATGCTCAAAATTAGTGTATTATCGGGTCCTAATTTTAGGAATGTGATTagtttatgcattttatgtacCCCATTCGTGTTTTTTACTTGCAACATTTTGAATTTTACACAATTCACATACTCTACTTTGTTTATCTCGGACGATTTACATTTATAAAAAAACAGAGTACTTGGGATTTTGTTAGATTTGTGTTCATGTACACTacgtatatattttcaaaatacatatagcttttttatttattaaaaatggaAGATACTACGGAGTAATTGATTATATTATGCATTGACAATCGTGAAAAGTCAAAGTGTTGCCAGTAAAAATAACAAGAgaaagtattaattaattatgatgaAATTAAGGAAAAGGTTACCTTAGGAGCAACAACAATGAAGCCATGAGAAGCAATAAATTTAAAGAGTTCAGAATAGGCTTCATTGGTAAGCATGGTGCCATGGATGAAGAACAGTATAGGATAAACACCGTCTTCTTTAGgtgaaacaacaacaaaagactCAGGAGGAGAAGAGCCTTTTTTTGGCACCTTAATAAGATTTGTAACTTGGTTTTTTCCTTTATTAAAAACAGTTAGATCTTCAGAAATAGAATCATGATAATTATTCTCTTCTAAGAATGTTTGGGAATATTGATGAGCTTGGGAGTGAACAATAGTGAACACCCCTACAATCAACAATAATGCAACCCACAAGTTTG
This Spinacia oleracea cultivar Varoflay chromosome 6, BTI_SOV_V1, whole genome shotgun sequence DNA region includes the following protein-coding sequences:
- the LOC130463195 gene encoding chlorophyllase type 0-like; translation: MANLWVALLLIVGVFTIVHSQAHQYSQTFLEENNYHDSISEDLTVFNKGKNQVTNLIKVPKKGSSPPESFVVVSPKEDGVYPILFFIHGTMLTNEAYSELFKFIASHGFIVVAPKLFRAFPLPSLPSHQDEINRAAAVANWLPSNLQKILQNNKLANVQPNFNSFAISGHSRGGKSAFALALGMSETKLTVKISALIGIDPVAGASPDDRTKPYVLTYHDNSFKLPVPVTVIGTGLGNSTIPCAPNNVSHQQFYNECKKSSHFVINKYGHMEMLDDFLLDPLAITMSVMCKQSFGPKATMRRTLGGVMVAFMNTYFRGDGGQYHAIMANPSLAPTKLFVEEKGNFGFAPNHAQA